The genomic DNA GGTCGGCATCTCGCCCGCGCGTCTGATCATCGGGGCGATGGTGGTGGGCTTCGTGCTGGCGCTCTTCATCCCCTCCGCCACCGCCCGCGTCGGCGCGGTGATCCCGATCATGGTGGGCATCGTCACCGCCCTAGGCCTGCCCGTCGCGAGCAGCCTGGGCGCCACGCTGATGATCGTCACCGCCATGATCTGCTCGGTCTTCAACATCGGCATCAAGACCGGCGCGGCGCAGAACCTGATCAGCCTGGACTTCATGCAGAAGGCCTTCGGCGTCAACATCTCCTGGGGCCACTGGTTCATCACCGCCCTGCCCTTCACCATCGGCATGTGCGTCACGATGTTCGTCGTGGCGCTGCTGATGCTGCGCCCCCAGGTGCCCGAGGCGGGCGAGGCACAGCGCCTGCTGCGGGCGGAGCTGGACAAGCTCGGCCCCGTCAGCCCGGCGGAGAAGCGGCTGATGCTGGTCGCCTTCCTGCTGCTCGTCCTCTGGTCCACCGAGGGCTGGCTGCACCCGCTCGACACCACCACCACCACGCAGCTCGGCATCGCGCTGCTGCTGATGCCGCGTATCGGCGTCATGAACTGGTCGCAGGCGGAGAAGCTGGTTCCCTGGGGTACGGTCGTGCTCTTCGCGGCCGGCATCTCGCTGGGCCTGCTGCTGTCCCGCACCGGCGCCGCCGCCTGGCTGGCGGGGGTGACGCTGGGCCAGCTCGGCCTGGGCGGCATGGCCGTGGCCAATGTGGTGCTGGCGCTCTCGGTCTTCTCCGTCGTGCTGCATCTGGGCTTCGCCTCGGCGACCGGGCTGGCCAGCACGCTGATCCCGATCATGATCGCCTTCACCCAGACCCTGCCCTTCGGCCCGCAGGCCGCTTTCGGCATCGTGCTGATCCAGAGCTTCGTGGTGTCCTTCGGCTTCATCCTGCCGACCAACGCGCCGCAGAACATGCTCTGCTACGGCACCGGCGCCTTCAGCACGATCCAGTTCGCCAAGGTCGGCGTGGTGATGACCGTGGTGGGCCTCGCGCTGATCTGGCTGCTGTCCGTCACCCTCTGGCCGATGATGGGAGTGCTGTGAGATGCGCAAGGTCGGGATCATCGGCGCCGGGCTGGTCGGCGCCGCGGCGGGCTATCTCCTCGCCATCACGCCTGGGGTGCGGGAGATCGTGCTGGTCGATCTCGACCAGGCCCGCGCGCGATCCGAGGCGCAGGACATCGCCCATGCCGCCGCCTTCGGCGGCACGGCGCAGATCCGCGCGGGGGACTATGCCGACCTCGCCGGGGCGCAGGTGGTGGTGATCACCGCCGGCACCAGCCTGAAGCCGGGGCAGACGCGGCTGGACCTGCTTTCCGCCAACGTGCATGTCGTCTCGGCGGTGCTGGAGCGGGTGCTGAAGGTGGCGCCGGAGACGGTGCTGCTCTTCGCCACCAACCCGGTGGACGTGATGCCCGCCATCGCGGTGCGGCGCTTCGGCGTGCCGCGGGGCCGCGCCATCGGCACGGGCTGCGCGCTGGATTCCGCCCGGTTCCGCGACCGGCTGGCACAGCACCTGGGCGTCTCGCCCGGTTCCGTCCATGCCAACGTCCTGGGCGAGCACGGCGATTCCGAGGTCCTGCACTGGAGCGGCGCGCATGTGGCCGGCATGCCGCTGACGCTCTTCGCCGAGAAGCTGGGCCATCCCATCCCGCCCGATGTGCAGGCCACCATCGCGCAGGAGGTCCGCACCTCCGCCTACCGCATCAAGGAAGGCAAGGGCGTGTCGAATTTCGGCATCGGCGGCTGCATCGCGCGCCTCACCCGCGCACTGCTGAACGACGAGCATGTGCTGTTCAGCGTCTCGACCTTCATGGACGAGGCGCTGGGCGTGCCGGAGACCTGCATCTCGCTGCCGCATGTCCTGGGCGCGCAGGGGGCCTCGGCGCCACTGCTGCCGCCGCTGGATGCGCAGGAGAACCAGGAGCTCCGCCACAGCGCCGAGGTTCTGCGCGACGCCATCCGGCACGGGCTGGCCGCCTGAGTTTCCCCGGCGGGCGCGGCATGACGCGCCCGCCGGGGGGAGGCCACCTATAGCAGTCGCAGGCTACTTCTTCCGTTCCACATTCATGGCCACGGTGTACTCGTCGGCCCGCGCCTCGTAGCCCAGCGGGCCGCGGAGCGCCCAGATGTTCTTCTGCATGTGCAGCGGGACGAGGCCGACATCGTCCATGCCGACCCGCATCGCCTGCTTGAAGAGCTCCTCGCGCTTCTCGTCGTCCGCCGTGCGCAGCCCTTCCTCGGTCAGCCGGTCCAGCTCGGCATTGGAATAGCCGCTGAAATTCGTGCTGCCGTAGCCCTTCTCGTTGTTGCGCGTCATCAGGTTGCTGCGCAGCGCCGTGGAGGGCTCGCCGCCGGTGGCCCAGCCGATCAGCAGGGCGGACAGGTCGTTGCGGGACTGCCGCTGCGCGATCACCGCGAAAGGCAGGGCCTCCACCGTCGTCTTGATCCCGACGCGCTGCCACATCTGGCCGATGGCCTGGATGACCTGCGCGTCGTTCACATAGCGGTTGTTGGGGCCGATCAGGCCGATGGCGAAGCCGTTGGGATAGCCGGCCTCGGCCAGCAGCTTCTTCGCCCGGTCCGGATCGAAGGGCGGCGGCGCCAGGTCCGGCACGTAGCCATTGGCGCCCGGCGGCATCATCTGCCCGGTGGGCAGGGCGGCGCCCTGCATCACGCGTTCCACGATCGCCTGCCGGTTGATGGCGAAGGAGAGCGCCTGGCGGACGCGCAGGTCCCGCAGCGGGTTCTTGTCGAGTTTCTGGCCGGAATGGTCGGTGATGTAGGGGGACGAATCATGCGCCGTGTCGAGCTTCAGATAGATGCAGCGCAGGCTCGGGATCTCGGAGAAGCTGACGCCCGGGGTGCCCTTCAGCCGCGGCATGTCCGGCGGCGGCACGACGTCGATCACCTCGACATCGTTGGACAGCAGCGCGGCCACGCGGACGCCGTCCTTCGAGATGAAGCGATAGGTGACATTGGCCCAGTCGGGCTTGTCGCCCCAGTACCCGTCGTTGCGCACCATCACCACGCGGTCATCCGAGGCGAAGGAGACCAGCTTGTAGGGACCGGTGCCGATGACGGCCTTGCCGTTGTTGAAGTCGCCCGTGGAAACGTTCTCTCCCACGCTCTTGCTGATGATGTAGACCTGACTGAAATCCTGCGTCAGGAGCGGATACACGCCGTCCGTCTTGAAGCGGATGGTGTGGGGATCGACGATCTCCCAGGACTTGGCGCCGCGCGTGTAGATGGAGAACGGCCCCGGGCTGTTCACGACCTTCGGCACGCGCGCGAAGGTGGCGGCCACATCCTCGGCCGTGAAGTCGTCGCCGTTGCTGAACTTCACGCCGCGGCGCAGCTTGAATTCCCAGGTGTCGTCGGAAACGAGGCGCCAGGATTCCGCGAGACCCGGGATCAGCTTCGACTGCGCGTCCTTGTGGACCAGCTTATCGAAGAAATGTTCCGCCACCATATTGTTGGGCGACAGGGTATGGTAGTGCGGGTCCAGCGAGGTGGGCGGCGCCGCGACCGCGAGGCTCAGGGAACTGCCCTTGGAACCGCCCTGGGAATTGCCTTGAGCCTGCGCCTTGAAGGCACCGCCGCTCAGCAGGGCAACCGACGGAATGGCGAGAACGGCACGGCGGGACAGCCGGGTGGTTTTACGGTCCAAGACGTCGATCTCCGTGGTGCAATGTTGGCATGACGGGGCTGCCGCGCTCCACCGGGCCTAGCGGTGTCGCAGAATAGATTGCTGCACAGTAATGGGCGGACGGTCAACGACCGCGCGACCGGAGTATCGGCTTTTGTGGACATTCCGCCCCGGGCAGTAATGGCGGGACATGAACCCTGCCCATAAAGCCGTCATGCTTCCGGCTTCGGTGCTCAACCCGCCGCCATTCCGGGTGCCGGACAGGGTGATGCGCCCGTGTTGCCATGCGGCGCGGGCAGGGGCGCCATGGCAAGCGCCGGCGATGGCATCGCGGCCATCACCGGCGTGGTGTTCCTCCCGTCCCGGGGTTCCGAGGGACCCTGGCGGAGGAGGATGGTCCGGGGGGAAGGGCGGCGCCCCTCCCCCCGGAGCCGGTCAGAAGCGGTAGCGGATGCCGGCGCCGACGATCCAGGGATCGAGATCCGCGCGGGCCATGATGGCGCCGCTGTTCACCGAGACACGCGGGTCGAGGAAGAGCTTCTTCGCATCGACGTTGATCACCCAGCGCGGGCTCAGCTCGTAGTCGATGCCGGCATTCAGCGCCCAGCCCCAGGAATTCTTCACCACGACCTTGTTGACCGGCGCGGAGAGGCTGCCGCCTTCGCCATAGAAGACCGAGTAGTTCACGCCGACGCCGATATAGGGGCTGAAGCGCGAGGCCGGCAGCGGGTGGAACTGCGCCGTCACGGTCGGCGGCAGGATCCAGGCATGGCCGAGATCCACGTCGCCGATGGCGGAGCCACGCACGGACAGGTCATGCCGGGTGGTGGCGGCGATCGCGTTCACGGAGAAATAGGGCGTGAAGAAGTAGCTCAGGTCGAGCTGTGGCGAGGCGCTGTTGCTCGCATCCGGCTTGCCGCCGATCGCGTCCACGCGGCCGCCCTTCTCCGGCAGCACGCCGATGGCGCCGAAGCCCAGAACCAGGTCGCCGGCCTGCTTGCCGCGCACGGGCTCCTGCTGCGCCAGGGCCGGGGTGGCCATCAGGCCCGCCGCCATCGCCACCGCAGAAACCATCCGAAAGGTCTTGTTCATCGTCTCTCTCGCGTCGAAGCGGCGCAGTCACCGCATGGGCATGTTCATAGGCGGCGGCGGCGCGGGCTTCCTTGATCTGGATCACACCGCGGCGGAATGCCGCTTCGCATCGGGCGCGAGATACGCATCGAAGCAGGCCGCGACCTGCCGCACGAAGCGCCGGCCGGCGGGCAGCACCTCCAGACGCGCGCCCTCGCGCCGCACCAGCCCGTTGCGGCAGAGCGGCAGCATCCGCTGCAGCCCCTCGTCGAGGATGGCGCGCATCCCCGGCTCCGACTCCGCCTGCGCGTCGATGTCGAGCGCGAAGTCGCACATCAGCCGCTCGATCAGCGCGGCGCGCTGCCTGTCCTCCCGCGTCACCGCCACGCCGCGCACGACCGGTAGATGGCCGGCGAGAACCTGCTCGCGATAGCGCCGCTCATCCGTCTCGTTCTGCGCGTGGCCGCCCGGCAGGCTGCCGATCGCGGAAGGGCCGAGGCCCAGCAGCACCGGCGCGCGGTCGGTGGTGTAGCCCTGGAAGTTGCGGCGCAGGCTGCCCTCCCGGGCCGCCCGGGTGAGCGGGTCCGCGGGCAGCGCGAAATGGTCCAGGCCGAGCGCCTCGTAGCCCATCTGCCGCAGCACCGCCTCGGCGCGTTCCGCCTGCCCCAGCCGCGCGACCACGCCGGGCAGCAGCGTGGCGTCGATCGCCTGCTGGTGTGGCCGCATCCAGGGCACATGGGCATAGCCGAAGACCGCGATCCGGTCGGCACGAAGCCAGGCGGCGAAGCGGGCGCTGGCCTCCACATGTGCGATGGTCTGCCCCGGCAGGCCGTACATCAGGTCCAGGTTGATGCCGGGAATCCCCGCCGCGCGCAGCCATTCCATCGCGCGCGCGACCTGTTCCGCCGGCTGCGGCCGGCCGATCCTGGACTGGACCTCCGGCGCGATGTCCTGCACGCCCAGGCTCGCCCGGTTGAAGCCCATCCCAGCCAGGGCATCGGCCAGGGGTTCGTCCAGCAGGCGCGGATCGAGCTCGATCGCCAGCTCCGCGTCCGGGCGGATGTGGAAACGCTCCCGCAGCGTTGCCAGCAGGGCGCCCAGCCCTTCCGCGCCCAGGATCGAGGGGGTGCCGCCGCCCAGATGCAGGTGCGACACGCCGGCATGCGGCGGCAGCGCCTCCGCCAGCAGCGCGACCTCGGCCAGCAGCGCCTCGGCATAGGCACGGATGCGCGCCGCCGAGCGGGTCGGCTTCGTGTGGCAGGCGCAGTACCAGCAGAGCTCCCGGCAGAAGGGCACATGCACGTAGAGCGACAGCGTGTCGTCCGGCCGCACGCCCTGGCGGAGCCAGTCGCGGTAGCGGTCCTCCTCCAGCGCCCCGAACTGCGCGGCGGTGGGATAGCTGGTGTAGCGGGGCACCCGGGCCTCCGCGAGCGCGAGCAGCGCGCGGTCCTGGGGATGGTCCTGAGCCGGGTGCTGGGCC from Roseomonas gilardii includes the following:
- a CDS encoding DASS family sodium-coupled anion symporter translates to MLLSSPAEPTSNRKLAFLAFALVVYAVILMLPTPAGLTASGQVALGLLALVIILWISECVSPAASAIVLTGMAVLGLMGHPLTEGGAPMTSSSALAVMLTGYSSSAVLLVAGALFLAVALKLTGLDRRVALLVMSKVGISPARLIIGAMVVGFVLALFIPSATARVGAVIPIMVGIVTALGLPVASSLGATLMIVTAMICSVFNIGIKTGAAQNLISLDFMQKAFGVNISWGHWFITALPFTIGMCVTMFVVALLMLRPQVPEAGEAQRLLRAELDKLGPVSPAEKRLMLVAFLLLVLWSTEGWLHPLDTTTTTQLGIALLLMPRIGVMNWSQAEKLVPWGTVVLFAAGISLGLLLSRTGAAAWLAGVTLGQLGLGGMAVANVVLALSVFSVVLHLGFASATGLASTLIPIMIAFTQTLPFGPQAAFGIVLIQSFVVSFGFILPTNAPQNMLCYGTGAFSTIQFAKVGVVMTVVGLALIWLLSVTLWPMMGVL
- a CDS encoding lactate/malate family dehydrogenase codes for the protein MRKVGIIGAGLVGAAAGYLLAITPGVREIVLVDLDQARARSEAQDIAHAAAFGGTAQIRAGDYADLAGAQVVVITAGTSLKPGQTRLDLLSANVHVVSAVLERVLKVAPETVLLFATNPVDVMPAIAVRRFGVPRGRAIGTGCALDSARFRDRLAQHLGVSPGSVHANVLGEHGDSEVLHWSGAHVAGMPLTLFAEKLGHPIPPDVQATIAQEVRTSAYRIKEGKGVSNFGIGGCIARLTRALLNDEHVLFSVSTFMDEALGVPETCISLPHVLGAQGASAPLLPPLDAQENQELRHSAEVLRDAIRHGLAA
- a CDS encoding ABC transporter substrate-binding protein, yielding MDRKTTRLSRRAVLAIPSVALLSGGAFKAQAQGNSQGGSKGSSLSLAVAAPPTSLDPHYHTLSPNNMVAEHFFDKLVHKDAQSKLIPGLAESWRLVSDDTWEFKLRRGVKFSNGDDFTAEDVAATFARVPKVVNSPGPFSIYTRGAKSWEIVDPHTIRFKTDGVYPLLTQDFSQVYIISKSVGENVSTGDFNNGKAVIGTGPYKLVSFASDDRVVMVRNDGYWGDKPDWANVTYRFISKDGVRVAALLSNDVEVIDVVPPPDMPRLKGTPGVSFSEIPSLRCIYLKLDTAHDSSPYITDHSGQKLDKNPLRDLRVRQALSFAINRQAIVERVMQGAALPTGQMMPPGANGYVPDLAPPPFDPDRAKKLLAEAGYPNGFAIGLIGPNNRYVNDAQVIQAIGQMWQRVGIKTTVEALPFAVIAQRQSRNDLSALLIGWATGGEPSTALRSNLMTRNNEKGYGSTNFSGYSNAELDRLTEEGLRTADDEKREELFKQAMRVGMDDVGLVPLHMQKNIWALRGPLGYEARADEYTVAMNVERKK
- a CDS encoding OmpW/AlkL family protein, which encodes MNKTFRMVSAVAMAAGLMATPALAQQEPVRGKQAGDLVLGFGAIGVLPEKGGRVDAIGGKPDASNSASPQLDLSYFFTPYFSVNAIAATTRHDLSVRGSAIGDVDLGHAWILPPTVTAQFHPLPASRFSPYIGVGVNYSVFYGEGGSLSAPVNKVVVKNSWGWALNAGIDYELSPRWVINVDAKKLFLDPRVSVNSGAIMARADLDPWIVGAGIRYRF
- the hemN gene encoding oxygen-independent coproporphyrinogen III oxidase, encoding MDGFIDMAQHPAQDHPQDRALLALAEARVPRYTSYPTAAQFGALEEDRYRDWLRQGVRPDDTLSLYVHVPFCRELCWYCACHTKPTRSAARIRAYAEALLAEVALLAEALPPHAGVSHLHLGGGTPSILGAEGLGALLATLRERFHIRPDAELAIELDPRLLDEPLADALAGMGFNRASLGVQDIAPEVQSRIGRPQPAEQVARAMEWLRAAGIPGINLDLMYGLPGQTIAHVEASARFAAWLRADRIAVFGYAHVPWMRPHQQAIDATLLPGVVARLGQAERAEAVLRQMGYEALGLDHFALPADPLTRAAREGSLRRNFQGYTTDRAPVLLGLGPSAIGSLPGGHAQNETDERRYREQVLAGHLPVVRGVAVTREDRQRAALIERLMCDFALDIDAQAESEPGMRAILDEGLQRMLPLCRNGLVRREGARLEVLPAGRRFVRQVAACFDAYLAPDAKRHSAAV